One genomic segment of Burkholderia pyrrocinia includes these proteins:
- the xylB gene encoding xylulokinase, producing the protein MYLGIDLGTSEVKVLLLAPDGAVVGTAGSPFTVSRPHPRWAEQHPDDWWQGTLAALAALRERHPQAFAAVRGIGLSGQMHGAVLLGRDDRVLRPAILWNDMRSADECALLTERAPDLHALAGNLAMPGFTAPKLLWVAKHEPDVFAATACVLMPKDYLRFRLTGAKVSDPSDAAGTLWLDVARRDWSDALLAACDMTRDQMPRIVEGNAPSGTLRADIARELGLSEAVVVAGGGGDNATSALGIGAIHAGDGFVSLGTSGVLSVVGDRFMPNPASAVHAFCHAIPDRWQLMSVVLSAASCLRWVCKLTGTDEPALLAEVEALDTDAFATAPLFLPYLSGERTPHNDPYAQGVFFGMTHATERAHLGYAVLEGVTLGLADGLDALHAAGVEADGLSLIGGGARSAFWAQLIADALNVRTRQIGGGETGAALGAARLGWLAVGGDPQTVLTKPPVRAEYAPDATRHALLRERLDAFRALYRHVRPLYEPSRARLA; encoded by the coding sequence ATGTATCTCGGCATCGACCTCGGCACCTCGGAAGTGAAGGTGCTGCTGCTCGCCCCGGACGGCGCGGTCGTCGGCACCGCCGGCTCGCCGTTCACCGTGTCGCGGCCGCATCCGCGCTGGGCCGAACAGCATCCGGACGACTGGTGGCAAGGCACGCTCGCCGCGCTCGCGGCGCTGCGCGAACGGCATCCGCAAGCGTTCGCGGCCGTGCGCGGCATCGGCCTGTCGGGCCAGATGCACGGCGCCGTGCTGCTCGGTCGCGACGACCGCGTGCTGCGCCCCGCGATCCTGTGGAACGACATGCGCAGCGCCGACGAATGCGCGCTGCTCACCGAACGCGCACCCGATCTCCATGCGCTGGCCGGCAATCTCGCGATGCCGGGCTTCACCGCGCCGAAACTGCTGTGGGTCGCGAAGCACGAACCCGACGTGTTCGCGGCGACCGCGTGCGTGCTGATGCCGAAGGATTACCTGCGGTTCCGGCTGACCGGCGCGAAAGTGTCCGATCCGTCGGACGCGGCCGGCACGCTGTGGCTCGACGTCGCGCGCCGCGACTGGTCCGACGCGCTGCTCGCCGCGTGCGACATGACGCGCGACCAGATGCCGCGCATCGTCGAAGGCAACGCGCCGTCCGGCACGCTGCGCGCGGATATCGCGCGCGAACTCGGGCTGTCGGAGGCCGTCGTGGTGGCCGGCGGCGGCGGCGACAACGCGACGAGCGCGCTCGGCATCGGCGCGATCCACGCAGGCGACGGCTTCGTGTCGCTCGGCACGTCGGGCGTGCTGAGCGTGGTCGGCGACCGCTTCATGCCGAATCCCGCGTCGGCCGTGCATGCGTTCTGCCATGCGATTCCCGATCGCTGGCAATTGATGAGCGTCGTACTGTCGGCCGCGAGCTGCCTGCGCTGGGTCTGCAAGCTGACGGGCACCGACGAGCCCGCGCTGCTCGCCGAAGTCGAAGCGCTGGACACCGATGCGTTCGCGACGGCCCCGCTGTTCCTGCCCTACCTGTCCGGCGAACGCACGCCGCACAACGACCCGTATGCGCAGGGCGTGTTCTTCGGGATGACGCACGCGACCGAGCGCGCGCATCTCGGCTACGCGGTGCTCGAAGGCGTGACGCTCGGCCTCGCCGACGGTCTCGACGCGCTGCATGCGGCCGGCGTCGAAGCCGACGGGCTGTCGCTGATCGGCGGCGGCGCGCGCAGCGCGTTCTGGGCGCAACTGATCGCCGATGCGCTGAACGTGCGCACGCGCCAGATCGGCGGCGGCGAAACGGGCGCGGCGCTCGGCGCGGCCCGGCTCGGCTGGCTGGCCGTCGGCGGCGATCCGCAGACGGTGCTGACCAAGCCGCCGGTGCGCGCCGAATACGCGCCGGACGCCACCCGCCATGCGCTGCTGCGCGAACGCCTCGACGCGTTCCGCGCGCTGTACCGCCACGTGCGCCCGCTGTACGAACCGTCGCGCGCGCGGCTCGCGTAA
- the dalD gene encoding D-arabinitol 4-dehydrogenase has protein sequence MSESSSARAPVLLHIGAGSFHRAHQAWYLHRVNAAVPADERWSLTIGNIRDDMRATMDALAAQHGEYTLETVTPQGERAYETIRAITRVLPWSIDLAALIDAGADPACRIVSFTVTEGGYYLDEHNRLDIANADLAADLQGARTTLYGALAALLAERMQRGAGPLTLQSCDNLRNNGARFRAGMREFLERRGAADLLAWFDANVATPSAMVDRITPRPTADVRERVLAATGIDDACPVMGESFIQWVIEDRFAAGRPRWELAGAELVDDVHPYEEAKIRILNATHSCIAWAGTLAGYTYIHEGTHDAAIRRFAHDYVTQDVIPCLTPSPLDLARYRDVVLERFGNPYVLDTNQRVAADGFSKIPGFIAPTLVESFARGAAPVATAVLPALFLRFLERWARGTLPYAYQDGVMDESAARAIVEADDPVVALCASRPLWGSLAGNAALLEALRAALARVDAWLAPR, from the coding sequence ATGAGCGAATCGTCCTCCGCCCGCGCGCCCGTGCTGCTGCACATCGGCGCGGGTTCGTTTCACCGCGCGCACCAGGCGTGGTATCTGCATCGCGTGAACGCGGCCGTGCCGGCCGACGAACGCTGGTCGCTGACCATCGGCAACATCCGCGACGACATGCGCGCGACGATGGACGCGCTCGCCGCGCAGCACGGCGAATACACGCTCGAAACCGTCACGCCGCAAGGCGAGCGCGCATACGAGACGATCCGCGCGATCACGCGCGTGCTGCCCTGGTCGATCGATCTCGCCGCGCTGATCGACGCCGGCGCCGACCCGGCCTGCCGGATCGTGTCGTTCACGGTGACCGAAGGCGGCTACTACCTCGACGAACACAACCGGCTCGACATCGCGAATGCCGATCTCGCGGCCGACCTGCAGGGCGCGCGCACGACGCTGTACGGCGCGCTCGCGGCGCTGCTCGCCGAACGCATGCAGCGCGGCGCGGGCCCGCTCACGCTGCAGAGCTGCGACAACCTGCGCAACAACGGCGCGCGCTTTCGCGCGGGGATGCGCGAATTCCTCGAACGGCGCGGCGCAGCCGACCTGCTCGCGTGGTTCGACGCGAACGTCGCCACGCCGAGCGCGATGGTCGACCGCATCACGCCGCGCCCGACCGCCGACGTGCGCGAACGCGTGCTGGCGGCCACCGGCATCGACGACGCATGCCCGGTGATGGGCGAATCGTTCATCCAGTGGGTGATCGAGGACCGCTTCGCGGCCGGCCGGCCGCGCTGGGAATTGGCTGGCGCGGAGCTCGTCGACGACGTGCACCCGTATGAGGAAGCGAAGATCCGCATCCTCAACGCGACGCATAGCTGCATCGCGTGGGCCGGTACGCTCGCGGGCTACACCTACATTCACGAAGGCACGCACGACGCGGCGATCCGCCGCTTCGCGCACGACTACGTGACGCAGGACGTGATCCCGTGCCTGACCCCGAGCCCGCTCGATCTCGCGCGCTACCGCGACGTCGTGCTCGAACGGTTCGGCAATCCGTACGTGCTCGACACGAACCAGCGCGTCGCGGCCGACGGCTTCTCGAAGATCCCCGGCTTCATCGCGCCGACGCTCGTCGAATCGTTCGCGCGCGGCGCCGCGCCGGTCGCCACCGCCGTGCTGCCCGCCTTGTTCCTGCGCTTTCTCGAACGCTGGGCACGCGGCACGCTGCCGTATGCGTACCAGGACGGCGTGATGGACGAAAGCGCCGCGCGGGCGATCGTCGAAGCGGACGATCCGGTCGTCGCGCTGTGCGCGAGCCGCCCGCTGTGGGGCTCGCTCGCCGGCAACGCCGCGCTGCTCGAGGCGCTGCGCGCCGCACTCGCACGCGTCGACGCATGGCTCGCGCCGCGTTGA
- a CDS encoding LysR family transcriptional regulator: MTFDLRQLRAFTTIVACGSLGRAADALHVTQPALSRILKRLEDQVGAPLFERHSKGVQLTAFGDALLPHATLLQHEAEHAREELDAMRGFAKGTIKVGAVGSIASLVLPIAVGRVLDRWPNLRVEILEGVWDRLAEGLNKHEIDLALSAHGPDTDEIVAIPECRWEDRSHIVAAPHHPLRALGRAPTLADTLHARWAIPPRGTAPFDHMRATFDAHGLALPDIAVETRSVTTLKSLVAHAGFLSWMAEPMYGAEQAAGTIDTLPVREVVAVRTLTAFRRRHGILPGPAGKLLDELVALTREGR; encoded by the coding sequence ATGACTTTCGATCTCCGACAATTGCGCGCCTTCACGACGATCGTCGCGTGCGGCAGCCTCGGCCGCGCGGCCGACGCGCTGCACGTGACGCAGCCGGCGCTGAGCCGGATCCTGAAGCGGCTCGAGGACCAGGTCGGCGCGCCGCTGTTCGAGCGCCATTCGAAGGGCGTGCAGCTCACCGCGTTCGGCGACGCGCTGCTGCCGCATGCGACGCTGCTGCAGCACGAGGCCGAGCACGCGCGCGAGGAGCTCGACGCAATGCGCGGGTTCGCGAAGGGCACGATCAAGGTCGGCGCGGTGGGCAGCATCGCGAGCCTCGTGCTGCCGATCGCGGTCGGCCGCGTGCTCGACCGCTGGCCGAACCTGCGCGTCGAGATCCTCGAAGGCGTGTGGGACCGCCTCGCCGAAGGACTGAACAAGCACGAGATCGATCTCGCGCTGTCCGCGCACGGGCCCGACACCGACGAGATCGTCGCGATTCCCGAGTGCCGCTGGGAAGATCGCAGCCATATCGTTGCGGCGCCGCACCATCCGTTGCGCGCGCTCGGCCGCGCGCCGACGCTCGCCGACACACTGCACGCGCGCTGGGCAATTCCGCCGCGCGGCACCGCGCCGTTCGACCATATGCGCGCGACCTTCGACGCGCACGGGCTCGCGCTGCCCGACATCGCGGTCGAGACGCGCTCGGTCACGACGCTGAAGAGCCTCGTCGCGCATGCCGGGTTCCTGAGCTGGATGGCCGAGCCGATGTACGGCGCCGAGCAGGCCGCCGGCACGATCGACACGCTGCCCGTGCGCGAGGTCGTCGCGGTGCGCACGCTCACCGCGTTCCGGCGCCGCCACGGGATCCTGCCGGGGCCGGCCGGCAAGCTGCTCGACGAACTCGTCGCGCTCACGCGCGAAGGGCGCTGA
- the mdlC gene encoding benzoylformate decarboxylase, with product MSGHPPPSAASITVRDAVIDLLRQFGIDRVFGNPGSTELPMFRDFPADFRYVLGLHEAVVVGMADGHAQATGNAAVVNLHSAAGVGNAMGNLFTAFKNRTPLIVTAGQQARAILPFDPFLGATQAAELPKPYVKWSIEPARAQDVPAAIARAYRIAMQEPRGPVFVSIPVDDWDHPAELLPRRDVSSVVRPDPDALARLGDALDAARRPAFVVGAAVDRAGAWDDVVRLAERHRARVYVAPMSGRCSFPEDHPLFAGFLPAIREKIVARLDGHDLVFAFGAPAFTYHIEGFGPHVPPGATLVQLVDDPGVAAWTPAGDAVVGNLRLAARDLLARPAPPERPMPAPRPPSARVDAPAAGERMSVAFALQTLADVRDAHDIVVEEAPSARPMMQEHLPFTLSGTFYTMDSGGLGYGMPAAVGVALAQPGRRVIGLIGDGSSLYSIQALWSAAQLKLPITFVILNNRRYAALQDFAPVFGFGPGDPVQGTDLPDLDFVALAEGMGCRGVRVADAAHLRDTLTDALRAATPVVVEVEIA from the coding sequence ATGTCCGGCCATCCGCCCCCATCCGCCGCATCGATCACCGTTCGCGATGCGGTCATCGACCTGCTTCGCCAGTTCGGCATCGACCGCGTGTTCGGCAATCCCGGTTCGACCGAACTGCCGATGTTCCGCGACTTTCCCGCCGATTTCCGCTACGTGCTCGGCTTGCACGAGGCCGTCGTGGTCGGGATGGCCGACGGCCATGCGCAGGCCACCGGCAATGCGGCGGTCGTCAACCTGCATTCGGCGGCGGGCGTCGGCAACGCGATGGGCAATCTCTTTACCGCGTTCAAGAATCGCACGCCGCTGATCGTCACCGCGGGCCAGCAGGCGCGCGCGATCTTGCCGTTCGACCCGTTCCTCGGCGCAACGCAGGCCGCCGAGCTGCCGAAGCCGTACGTGAAATGGAGCATCGAGCCCGCACGTGCGCAGGACGTGCCGGCCGCAATCGCGCGTGCGTACCGCATCGCGATGCAGGAGCCGCGCGGCCCCGTGTTCGTATCGATCCCGGTCGACGACTGGGACCATCCGGCCGAACTGCTGCCGCGGCGCGACGTCAGCAGCGTCGTGCGGCCCGATCCCGACGCGCTCGCGCGGCTCGGCGATGCGCTCGACGCCGCGCGGCGTCCCGCGTTCGTGGTCGGCGCGGCCGTCGATCGCGCGGGTGCGTGGGACGATGTCGTGCGGCTTGCCGAGCGGCACCGTGCGCGCGTGTACGTCGCGCCGATGTCGGGGCGCTGCAGCTTCCCCGAGGACCATCCGCTGTTCGCCGGCTTCCTGCCCGCGATCCGCGAGAAGATCGTCGCGCGGCTCGACGGGCACGACCTCGTGTTCGCGTTCGGCGCGCCCGCGTTCACCTATCACATCGAAGGCTTCGGCCCGCACGTGCCGCCGGGTGCGACGCTCGTGCAGCTCGTCGACGATCCGGGCGTCGCCGCGTGGACGCCGGCGGGCGATGCGGTCGTCGGCAACCTGCGGCTCGCCGCGCGCGACCTGCTGGCGCGGCCGGCACCGCCCGAGCGGCCGATGCCTGCGCCGCGCCCGCCGTCCGCGCGCGTCGACGCCCCGGCCGCCGGCGAGCGCATGTCGGTCGCGTTCGCGCTGCAGACGCTCGCCGACGTGCGCGACGCGCACGACATCGTCGTCGAGGAAGCGCCGAGCGCGCGGCCGATGATGCAGGAACACCTGCCGTTCACACTCAGCGGCACGTTCTACACGATGGACAGCGGCGGGCTCGGCTACGGGATGCCGGCTGCGGTCGGCGTCGCGCTCGCGCAGCCGGGCCGGCGCGTGATCGGGCTGATCGGCGACGGGTCGAGCCTGTACTCGATCCAGGCACTGTGGAGCGCCGCGCAGTTGAAGTTGCCGATCACGTTCGTGATCCTGAACAACCGGCGCTACGCGGCGCTGCAGGACTTCGCGCCCGTGTTCGGCTTCGGCCCCGGCGATCCCGTGCAGGGCACCGATCTGCCCGACCTGGATTTCGTCGCGCTTGCCGAAGGGATGGGTTGCCGCGGCGTGCGGGTCGCCGATGCGGCGCACCTGCGCGACACGCTGACCGACGCGCTGCGTGCCGCGACGCCGGTCGTCGTCGAAGTCGAGATTGCCTGA
- a CDS encoding aldehyde dehydrogenase, which produces MQTVSMLIGGERRHSSSGATFVRRNPLDGEVASAAPACTVDDARAAADAAARAFPEWAALGPGARRALLLKAAAALEAKHEQFVAAMAAETGASALWAGFNVHLAASGLVEAASLTTQVGGELIPSDVPGSLAMGVRQPAGVVLGIAPWNAPVILATRALALPLACGNTVVLKGSELCPVTHGLIVEALQEAGLPPGVVNFVTNAPEDAGAVVDALIAHPAVRRVNFTGSTRVGRIVAEACARHLKPSVLELGGKAPFVVLDDADIDAAVAAAAFGAFANSGQICMSTERIVVDASIADAFVAKLADKAASLPLGDPRNGPVVLGSLIDMKAVERCNALIDDALAHGATLLCGGKADSTLFPATLLDRVSPAMRIYAEESFGPVKGIVRVDGEDAAIRCANDNAFGLSSAVFSRDVARALRVAARIESGICHVNGPTVHDEAQMPFGGVKESGFGHFGGKAGIAAFTDLRWITVQTAPRHYPF; this is translated from the coding sequence ATGCAAACCGTATCGATGCTGATCGGCGGCGAACGCCGCCATTCATCCAGCGGCGCGACCTTCGTGCGCCGCAACCCGCTCGATGGCGAAGTCGCGTCCGCGGCGCCCGCGTGTACCGTCGACGATGCGCGTGCGGCGGCCGACGCGGCTGCCCGCGCATTTCCCGAATGGGCCGCGCTCGGCCCGGGCGCGCGCCGCGCGCTGCTGCTGAAGGCGGCCGCCGCGCTCGAAGCGAAGCATGAACAGTTCGTCGCCGCGATGGCGGCCGAGACGGGCGCGTCCGCGCTGTGGGCCGGCTTCAACGTGCACCTTGCCGCGAGCGGGCTCGTCGAGGCCGCGTCGCTGACCACGCAGGTCGGCGGCGAGCTGATTCCGTCCGACGTGCCCGGTTCGCTCGCGATGGGCGTGCGGCAGCCGGCCGGCGTCGTGCTCGGCATCGCGCCGTGGAACGCACCGGTGATCCTCGCGACGCGCGCGCTCGCGCTGCCGCTCGCATGCGGCAACACGGTCGTGCTGAAGGGCTCGGAGCTGTGTCCCGTCACGCACGGGCTGATCGTCGAGGCGCTGCAGGAGGCCGGGCTGCCGCCGGGCGTCGTCAACTTCGTGACGAATGCGCCCGAGGACGCGGGGGCGGTCGTCGATGCCTTGATCGCGCATCCGGCCGTGCGCCGCGTGAACTTCACCGGCTCGACGCGCGTCGGCAGGATCGTCGCCGAAGCGTGCGCGCGCCACCTGAAGCCGTCGGTGCTGGAGCTTGGCGGCAAGGCACCGTTCGTCGTGCTCGACGATGCCGATATCGACGCAGCGGTCGCGGCGGCCGCGTTCGGCGCGTTCGCGAATTCCGGGCAGATCTGCATGTCGACCGAGCGGATCGTCGTCGATGCATCGATCGCCGATGCATTCGTCGCGAAGCTTGCCGACAAGGCTGCGTCGCTGCCGCTCGGCGATCCGCGCAACGGGCCGGTCGTGCTCGGCTCGCTGATCGACATGAAGGCCGTCGAGCGCTGCAACGCGCTGATCGACGATGCGCTCGCGCACGGCGCGACGCTGCTGTGCGGCGGCAAGGCCGACAGCACGCTGTTCCCGGCGACGCTGCTCGATCGCGTGAGCCCGGCGATGCGCATCTATGCCGAGGAATCGTTCGGCCCGGTGAAGGGCATCGTGCGCGTCGACGGCGAGGACGCCGCGATCCGCTGCGCGAACGACAACGCGTTCGGGCTGTCGTCGGCCGTGTTCAGCCGCGATGTCGCGCGCGCGCTGCGCGTCGCGGCACGCATCGAATCGGGCATCTGTCACGTGAACGGCCCGACCGTGCACGACGAGGCGCAGATGCCGTTCGGCGGCGTGAAAGAAAGCGGCTTCGGCCACTTTGGCGGCAAGGCCGGCATCGCGGCCTTCACGGACCTGCGCTGGATCACCGTGCAGACCGCGCCGCGCCACTATCCGTTCTGA
- a CDS encoding ketopantoate reductase family protein produces the protein MRIAILGAGAMGSLFGGLLAESGEAVTLIDVNDAHLDAIRRDGLRIDDARGERRIRALQAMRPEAANADAAAAPDASFDLLIVFTKSLHTRSALDGVRALLTPHTHVLTLQNGLGNVETLNAFVPLERILVGVTTWPADAAGPAHVRSHGAGTIRMMTADGAARPFATAVADALSRAGLACTLDADVWAAIWEKVAFNAALNTLCAATGCTVDQLGNHHDGPRLALAIAAETAAVARAKGIAVDGERIARNVEHAIGEHRGHRPSMLQDVLAGRRTEIDAISGKVVAAARDAGVAVPHTETLLALVRLIDARMN, from the coding sequence ATGAGGATCGCGATTCTGGGTGCGGGCGCGATGGGCTCGCTGTTCGGCGGGCTGCTGGCCGAAAGCGGCGAGGCCGTCACGCTGATCGACGTGAACGACGCGCATCTCGACGCGATCCGCCGCGACGGGCTGCGCATCGACGACGCTCGCGGCGAACGGCGCATTCGCGCGTTGCAGGCCATGCGGCCGGAAGCCGCGAACGCGGACGCGGCTGCAGCGCCCGACGCATCGTTCGACCTGCTGATCGTTTTCACGAAATCGCTGCATACGCGCAGCGCGCTCGATGGCGTGCGCGCGCTGCTGACGCCGCACACGCACGTGCTGACATTGCAGAACGGTCTCGGCAACGTCGAGACGCTGAATGCGTTCGTGCCGCTCGAGCGCATCCTGGTCGGCGTGACGACGTGGCCGGCCGATGCTGCGGGGCCTGCGCACGTTCGCTCGCACGGCGCGGGCACGATCCGCATGATGACGGCCGACGGGGCGGCACGCCCGTTCGCGACGGCCGTGGCCGATGCGCTGTCGCGCGCGGGGCTCGCTTGCACGCTTGACGCCGACGTATGGGCCGCGATCTGGGAGAAGGTCGCGTTCAACGCGGCGCTCAACACGCTGTGCGCCGCGACGGGCTGCACGGTCGACCAGCTCGGCAACCATCACGACGGGCCGCGGCTCGCGCTCGCGATCGCGGCCGAGACGGCCGCCGTCGCCCGCGCGAAGGGGATTGCTGTAGACGGCGAACGCATTGCGCGCAACGTCGAACACGCCATCGGCGAGCATCGCGGCCATCGCCCGTCGATGCTGCAGGACGTGCTCGCGGGGCGCCGCACGGAAATCGACGCGATCAGCGGCAAGGTTGTCGCGGCTGCACGCGACGCGGGCGTCGCGGTGCCGCACACCGAGACGTTGCTCGCGCTCGTCCGGCTGATCGACGCACGGATGAACTGA